From the Burkholderia mayonis genome, one window contains:
- a CDS encoding extracellular solute-binding protein, whose amino-acid sequence MKLRLPFAARSARRAWAAVRIAAVACGTCIVCAIAPSSARAATALAQYGEPKYPPSFTHFDYANPDAPNDGVLNFENYNEAQSYDSLNPFLVRGLPAPDIQNLMFDTLMQRSWDELASEYPLIADAVDVAPDRSSATFHIDPAARFSNGDPITAADVKYSFDMLTSPQASPLVNAQFAIVKRATVVDRLTIRFDFKRSERAAPLIAGDLPVFSPKWGRRPDGTRPPFDQIVSDPPIASGAYLIEQRKNDKQIVYARNPHYWAVDLPTRRGMFRFARVSFKLYLDQYTMLEAFKAGDVDVRMEYSSTQWARRYVGKNFRNGMLKKGEFPDGPAQMQGFLINMREPKFRDVRVRHALALAFDYDWMNRMMFYGQYRRTNSFWEASPFGASGMPSERELALLEPHRAELPPEVFGPMVKQPTTLPPGSLRENLKQARDLLAQAGWHYRDGALRDAGGAPMTIEIMDDEPGMDRLILPYIQALGMLGIQAHMHEIDSALYQKRLDNFQYDMTTLIYPPVTIPGAELVRRFGSAAASEVGSENYPGVRSKAVDALIRAALAADTLDDLQTATHALDRVLINLYILVPQYYLPNARIAYKTTYGHPSVIPASYQYEDWIIDYWYRKKPAAGPAPASKPGPAA is encoded by the coding sequence ATGAAGTTGCGTTTGCCGTTCGCGGCGCGCTCCGCGAGGCGCGCATGGGCAGCCGTGCGGATCGCGGCCGTCGCGTGCGGAACATGCATCGTGTGCGCGATCGCGCCGTCGAGCGCGCGCGCCGCCACGGCGCTCGCACAATACGGTGAACCGAAGTATCCGCCGAGCTTCACGCATTTCGACTATGCGAACCCCGACGCGCCGAACGACGGCGTGCTGAATTTCGAGAACTACAACGAGGCGCAGAGCTACGACTCGCTGAATCCGTTCCTCGTGCGCGGCTTGCCCGCGCCGGATATCCAGAACCTGATGTTCGACACGCTGATGCAGCGGAGCTGGGACGAGCTCGCGTCCGAATATCCGTTGATCGCGGACGCCGTCGATGTCGCGCCGGACCGCAGCTCGGCGACGTTCCACATTGATCCGGCCGCGCGCTTCTCGAATGGCGATCCGATCACCGCGGCCGACGTCAAGTATTCGTTCGATATGCTGACGAGCCCGCAGGCGTCGCCGCTCGTCAACGCGCAGTTCGCGATCGTCAAGCGCGCGACGGTCGTCGATCGGCTGACGATCCGCTTCGACTTCAAGCGCTCCGAGCGCGCCGCGCCGCTGATCGCGGGCGATCTGCCGGTGTTCTCGCCGAAATGGGGCAGGCGGCCGGACGGCACGCGGCCGCCGTTCGACCAGATCGTGAGCGACCCGCCGATCGCGAGCGGCGCGTATCTGATCGAGCAGCGCAAGAACGACAAGCAGATCGTCTACGCGCGCAATCCGCATTACTGGGCGGTCGATCTGCCGACGCGGCGCGGGATGTTCCGGTTCGCGCGCGTGTCGTTCAAGCTGTATCTCGATCAATACACGATGCTCGAAGCGTTCAAGGCGGGCGACGTCGACGTGCGGATGGAATACAGCTCGACGCAGTGGGCGCGCCGTTACGTCGGCAAGAACTTCCGCAACGGCATGCTGAAGAAGGGCGAGTTCCCGGACGGCCCCGCGCAGATGCAGGGTTTTCTCATCAACATGCGCGAGCCGAAATTCCGGGACGTGCGCGTGCGCCACGCGCTGGCGCTCGCGTTCGATTACGACTGGATGAACCGGATGATGTTCTACGGTCAATACCGGCGCACGAACAGTTTCTGGGAGGCGAGCCCGTTCGGCGCGTCCGGCATGCCTAGCGAGAGGGAGCTCGCGCTGCTCGAGCCGCATCGTGCGGAGCTGCCGCCCGAAGTGTTCGGTCCGATGGTCAAGCAGCCGACGACGCTGCCGCCCGGCTCGTTGCGCGAGAACCTGAAACAGGCGCGCGACCTGCTCGCGCAGGCCGGCTGGCATTATCGCGACGGCGCGCTGCGCGACGCGGGCGGCGCGCCGATGACGATCGAGATCATGGACGACGAACCCGGCATGGATCGACTGATCCTGCCGTACATCCAGGCGCTCGGGATGCTGGGCATCCAGGCGCACATGCACGAGATCGACAGCGCGCTGTACCAGAAGCGCCTCGACAACTTCCAGTACGACATGACGACGCTCATCTATCCGCCCGTCACGATTCCCGGCGCGGAGCTCGTGCGCCGCTTCGGCAGCGCGGCGGCGTCGGAGGTCGGTTCGGAGAACTATCCGGGCGTGCGCTCGAAGGCAGTCGACGCGCTGATCCGCGCGGCGCTCGCGGCGGACACGCTCGACGATCTGCAAACGGCGACGCACGCGCTCGACCGCGTGCTGATCAACCTGTACATCCTCGTGCCGCAGTACTACCTGCCGAACGCGCGGATCGCCTACAAGACGACGTACGGGCATCCGTCCGTCATTCCGGCGTCCTATCAATATGAGGACTGGATCATCGACTACTGGTACCGGAAGAAGCCGGCGGCCGGCCCGGCGCCGGCGTCGAAGCCGGGCCCGGCCGCGTAG